The following coding sequences are from one Cenarchaeum symbiosum A window:
- a CDS encoding archaeal DNA polymerase II, small subunit/DNA polymerase delta, subunit B (COG1311), with amino-acid sequence MLDREVALALDYALKKGFQVHPDALDVLEGVDASELQRLIRDLVKTKAGKNAFMISRDDLEEILGIKPEGELTAEHSVLFDPTPLITSAEGVEGYNALFASRFAKLKKIVLARPEASRLRSSASAASVKDDEEAYVCGLVTGRSSERNVTKVALDDPAGTLEAVVHDGDLRKAADMLLNDQFVMAKVVAGRGGGLVARELIMPDVPGSGSEPNRSESEVYAVFLSDLHIGSKYFLEGAFAEFVSWLSGIDPVARRVRYMIIGGDLVDGVGIFPNQDKELAYQTIGEQLQKADEMLAGVPDHVQIFITPGNHDPGRRALPQPAIPKKYHAGLWERGNVEMLGNPAMISLNGVKVGIFHGQSIDDIVKTTPGLSYDRPVDVMRHLLKVRHYSPIFGSQTPIAPETEDMMVIDEVPDIFHMGHVHVTELGSYRGVLLVNAGTWQGQTPFQSSIGQTPTPARAVLVNLKTFKVYYKDFGE; translated from the coding sequence GTGTTGGACCGAGAGGTGGCCCTGGCCCTTGATTACGCGCTCAAAAAGGGCTTTCAGGTGCACCCCGACGCGCTGGACGTGCTGGAGGGCGTTGATGCATCCGAGCTGCAGAGGCTGATCAGGGACCTGGTCAAGACCAAGGCCGGCAAGAACGCGTTTATGATCAGCCGGGACGACCTGGAGGAGATCCTCGGCATAAAACCCGAGGGCGAGCTCACGGCAGAGCATTCCGTCCTGTTTGATCCCACTCCATTGATCACGTCGGCGGAAGGGGTAGAGGGGTACAATGCCCTTTTTGCAAGCAGGTTTGCAAAGCTCAAAAAGATAGTGCTTGCCAGGCCCGAGGCGTCCCGCCTCAGGAGCAGCGCCTCTGCCGCCTCTGTCAAGGACGACGAGGAGGCGTACGTCTGCGGGCTGGTCACCGGCCGGTCCTCCGAACGGAACGTGACCAAGGTGGCGCTCGACGACCCCGCCGGCACGCTGGAAGCGGTGGTGCACGACGGGGACCTGCGGAAGGCGGCCGACATGCTGCTAAACGACCAGTTTGTAATGGCAAAGGTCGTGGCGGGGAGGGGCGGCGGGCTTGTGGCGCGGGAGCTGATCATGCCGGATGTGCCCGGGTCCGGATCCGAGCCCAACAGGTCCGAGAGCGAGGTGTACGCGGTCTTTCTTTCGGACCTGCACATAGGCAGCAAGTACTTTCTGGAGGGGGCGTTTGCAGAGTTCGTCTCCTGGCTATCAGGCATAGACCCGGTGGCCAGGAGGGTCCGCTATATGATAATAGGCGGCGACCTGGTGGACGGCGTGGGGATATTCCCCAACCAGGACAAGGAGCTTGCATACCAGACCATAGGGGAGCAGCTGCAAAAGGCAGACGAGATGCTCGCGGGCGTGCCCGATCATGTGCAGATATTCATAACGCCCGGCAACCACGACCCCGGAAGGAGGGCCCTGCCGCAGCCCGCCATACCGAAAAAGTACCACGCGGGCCTCTGGGAGCGCGGCAACGTGGAAATGCTGGGCAACCCCGCCATGATCTCGCTCAACGGTGTAAAGGTGGGCATATTCCACGGCCAGAGCATAGACGACATAGTAAAGACCACCCCCGGGCTGAGCTACGACAGGCCGGTCGACGTCATGCGCCACCTGCTCAAGGTCCGGCATTACAGCCCCATATTCGGCAGCCAGACGCCCATCGCCCCAGAGACTGAGGACATGATGGTAATAGACGAGGTGCCGGACATCTTCCACATGGGGCACGTCCACGTGACGGAGCTTGGCAGCTACCGCGGGGTGCTGCTGGTCAACGCGGGAACCTGGCAGGGCCAGACCCCCTTCCAGTCAAGCATAGGCCAGACCCCCACCCCTGCCCGGGCGGTTCTGGTCAACCTCAAGACATTCAAGGTATACTACAAGGACTTTGGGGAATAG
- a CDS encoding precorrin-6B methylase 1 (COG2241), with translation MKAKVYAVGVGPGSPACLTGEAREAINACGVVAGHEYTLHAIAGLLEGKEVHRITMATQEEVYQRIAAGLGERSLAVPFTGDASFSESEVVDRLVEIFGDVRVVPGISAIQVAAARARIPLDKSRVITMHVTPSIEGKKLELQKALLDGLSVILVPRPWPRSPERHFMPSEIAAYLRGSGFDTGRMRVCVFERLTGEDEASFEGMVSNLEGKEFSDLSVMVFDQHRPDSYMNYQWQWNV, from the coding sequence GTGAAGGCAAAGGTGTACGCCGTCGGCGTCGGCCCCGGCTCGCCTGCGTGCCTGACGGGCGAGGCCCGGGAGGCGATAAATGCCTGCGGCGTGGTGGCCGGGCACGAGTATACGCTTCATGCCATAGCCGGCCTGCTGGAGGGAAAGGAGGTGCACCGGATCACCATGGCCACCCAGGAGGAGGTGTACCAGAGGATTGCCGCGGGGCTGGGCGAAAGGAGCCTGGCCGTGCCGTTTACCGGGGACGCCAGTTTTTCAGAATCCGAGGTGGTCGACCGGCTCGTCGAGATCTTTGGGGACGTCCGGGTCGTGCCGGGAATCAGCGCGATCCAGGTGGCGGCAGCGAGGGCCAGGATTCCCCTGGACAAGTCCCGGGTGATCACCATGCATGTGACCCCGTCGATAGAGGGCAAGAAGCTGGAGCTGCAAAAGGCCCTGCTCGACGGGCTGAGTGTCATACTGGTCCCGAGGCCGTGGCCCCGCAGCCCCGAAAGGCACTTTATGCCGTCCGAGATTGCCGCGTACCTCCGCGGCAGCGGCTTTGATACGGGCCGCATGAGGGTCTGCGTGTTCGAGAGGCTGACGGGGGAGGACGAGGCCTCCTTTGAGGGGATGGTCAGCAATCTTGAGGGCAAAGAGTTCTCGGATCTCAGCGTGATGGTGTTCGACCAGCACAGGCCGGACTCTTACATGAACTATCAGTGGCAGTGGAATGTATGA
- a CDS encoding peptidyl-prolyl cis-trans isomerase (rotamase) (COG0652) → MKALLSAIAAVILAAGAADAYAEDRLVVLHTKSGDIAIEFFADDAPGHVENYISLVESGFYDRTVFHRVIEGFMIQGGDPKTKPDGYDSVGEWGTGDPGYMIDAEFNTIKHNRGILSMARSQNPDSAGSQFFIVHRASNFLDGQYTAFGRVVTQEGLDTLDVIATLETPPGETIPLRWGEGEITSAEVVDRSSVDNLLDLGEPERMNLPPEMSDPPLEIVSGTYTNDDLGIEFDAPDGWSVQSPAKTTASAPDMIFVGPQVEGFNPAIAITIDPRGSMSLDDKVAQNQRLLDEQDGPVGFEVLSENTTDINEFEAFAKDARGTFPLSGENVTITFREVVLATPDLFYTLTYSSRDSAFNDYLGEFNSLLYSFTVLPGARAQTPLQLGGQEAPLDAAEGGMSDDATSEGGGCLIATAAYGTELAPQVQQLREVRDGTLMSTASGSAFMSAFNSAYYAFSPAVADLERESPAVREAVRLLITPMLATLSLMSLAEEGSEQQVLGLGIAVISLNLGMYVAAPALAVSGLATIRRRPRLGRAAPQQSSS, encoded by the coding sequence TTGAAGGCGCTCCTGTCAGCCATTGCCGCTGTCATTTTGGCCGCGGGCGCGGCCGATGCATACGCCGAGGACAGGCTGGTCGTATTGCACACAAAGTCCGGGGATATCGCCATAGAGTTCTTTGCGGATGACGCGCCGGGGCATGTAGAGAACTATATCTCCCTGGTGGAGTCGGGCTTTTACGACCGGACCGTATTCCATCGTGTAATAGAGGGCTTTATGATCCAGGGAGGAGACCCCAAGACCAAGCCCGATGGGTATGATTCTGTAGGCGAGTGGGGCACCGGCGACCCGGGATACATGATAGATGCCGAGTTTAACACGATAAAGCACAACCGCGGCATATTATCCATGGCGCGCTCGCAGAACCCCGACAGCGCCGGCTCGCAGTTCTTTATCGTCCACAGGGCATCCAACTTTCTAGACGGGCAGTACACCGCCTTTGGCAGGGTCGTCACACAGGAGGGCCTGGACACGCTTGATGTGATTGCCACACTGGAGACCCCGCCCGGCGAGACGATACCCCTGAGATGGGGAGAAGGGGAGATAACCTCGGCCGAGGTGGTCGACAGGTCCTCCGTCGATAACCTGCTGGATCTCGGCGAGCCGGAGAGGATGAACCTGCCCCCGGAGATGTCGGACCCGCCTCTGGAGATCGTCTCGGGCACCTATACCAACGATGATCTCGGGATCGAGTTTGACGCCCCCGACGGCTGGTCTGTGCAGAGCCCGGCAAAGACGACTGCCAGCGCGCCGGACATGATCTTTGTGGGCCCGCAGGTGGAAGGGTTCAACCCCGCAATCGCAATCACGATAGACCCGAGGGGCTCGATGAGCCTGGACGACAAGGTTGCCCAGAACCAGAGGCTGCTCGACGAGCAGGACGGGCCGGTGGGATTTGAAGTGCTCTCGGAGAACACCACGGACATCAACGAGTTTGAGGCGTTCGCCAAGGACGCAAGGGGCACGTTTCCCCTGAGCGGCGAGAACGTGACCATAACATTCAGGGAGGTGGTGCTCGCTACCCCCGACCTGTTCTACACGCTTACATACAGCAGCAGGGACAGCGCATTCAACGATTATCTGGGCGAGTTTAATTCACTGCTCTACTCGTTTACGGTCCTGCCGGGCGCCAGGGCGCAGACCCCGCTGCAGCTCGGCGGGCAGGAGGCCCCCCTCGATGCAGCCGAAGGCGGCATGTCCGACGATGCAACGTCCGAGGGCGGAGGGTGCCTGATCGCCACTGCCGCATACGGCACGGAGCTGGCGCCGCAGGTGCAGCAGCTTCGCGAGGTAAGGGACGGTACGCTCATGTCTACCGCGTCGGGCTCGGCGTTCATGTCGGCGTTCAACTCTGCATACTATGCATTCTCGCCCGCCGTGGCGGACCTCGAGAGGGAAAGCCCCGCGGTCCGCGAGGCCGTCCGCCTGCTCATCACCCCGATGCTTGCAACCCTGTCGTTAATGTCGCTGGCCGAGGAGGGATCCGAGCAGCAGGTGCTCGGCCTTGGCATCGCGGTGATATCGCTCAACCTGGGCATGTATGTGGCTGCCCCCGCGCTGGCCGTATCAGGGCTTGCTACCATACGTCGTCGACCTCGTCTAGGCCGCGCTGCTCCACAGCAGAGCTCTTCCTGA
- a CDS encoding NADH dehydrogenase, FAD-containing subunit (COG1252) yields MGGDADVEITMVSEDNFLLFTPMLPQVASGMIETRHIVMPIRTICDRTTFYEGRVKNIDPYGKSVDLWGTREKRGISITYDFLVLALGSQTNFFGLSDVEKNAYTMKTLGDAVVLRNRVVDMLEQAENETDPILRGTLLTFVIVGGGFAGIETAGEILDLLLDARKHYPNIRKDDFSVVVLEALGAILPGFDEKLAKFAHEKLLEKGMDIRLRTAVSGFDGTEVSFKGLDGGGEDAIRTNTLVWTAGVTPVNTIKRSLFKTEKGKIVVDGFLAVPEFPGVFAVGDCALSVDPGSGRPFPPTAQLAEAQGETVAHNLQALIRGGGMKAFTFKQKGQMAVIGKRTGIASFLGANIAGFWAWFLWRNVYLSKIPRMEKRIRVLLDWTIDLFFDRDIARMKLFRKSSAVEQRGLDEVDDVW; encoded by the coding sequence ATGGGCGGCGACGCCGACGTGGAGATAACCATGGTAAGCGAGGACAACTTTTTGCTGTTCACCCCGATGCTGCCGCAGGTGGCGTCGGGCATGATCGAGACCAGGCACATCGTCATGCCGATCAGGACTATCTGCGACAGGACCACCTTTTACGAGGGCAGGGTCAAGAACATAGACCCGTACGGCAAGAGCGTCGACCTGTGGGGCACAAGGGAGAAGCGCGGCATCTCCATCACCTATGATTTTCTGGTGCTCGCACTCGGCAGCCAGACCAACTTTTTCGGCCTGAGCGACGTAGAAAAGAACGCGTATACAATGAAGACGCTGGGCGACGCGGTCGTGCTGAGAAACAGGGTCGTCGACATGCTCGAGCAGGCGGAGAACGAGACCGACCCGATACTCCGGGGGACGCTGCTCACGTTTGTTATAGTGGGCGGGGGCTTTGCCGGCATAGAGACCGCGGGGGAGATCCTGGATTTGCTGCTCGACGCAAGAAAGCACTATCCCAACATACGCAAGGACGACTTTAGCGTGGTGGTGCTCGAGGCGCTCGGCGCCATACTGCCCGGGTTTGATGAAAAGCTCGCAAAGTTTGCCCATGAGAAGCTGCTGGAGAAAGGGATGGACATAAGGCTCCGGACAGCGGTGAGCGGCTTTGACGGCACGGAGGTCTCCTTCAAGGGGCTCGACGGCGGCGGCGAGGATGCGATCAGGACGAACACATTGGTGTGGACCGCCGGGGTGACGCCCGTCAATACGATCAAGAGGTCGCTTTTCAAGACCGAGAAGGGCAAGATAGTAGTGGATGGCTTTCTCGCAGTTCCCGAGTTTCCCGGGGTGTTCGCGGTGGGCGACTGCGCCCTTTCGGTGGACCCCGGCAGCGGGCGCCCGTTTCCCCCCACCGCGCAGCTGGCAGAGGCGCAGGGCGAGACGGTGGCCCACAACCTGCAGGCGCTGATCAGGGGCGGCGGCATGAAGGCGTTTACGTTCAAGCAAAAGGGGCAGATGGCGGTAATAGGCAAGCGCACGGGCATAGCGTCGTTTCTTGGCGCGAATATCGCGGGCTTTTGGGCGTGGTTCCTGTGGAGAAACGTCTACCTCTCAAAGATCCCCAGGATGGAGAAGCGGATCAGGGTGCTGCTCGACTGGACGATAGACCTCTTCTTTGACCGGGATATTGCCAGGATGAAGCTCTTCAGGAAGAGCTCTGCTGTGGAGCAGCGCGGCCTAGACGAGGTCGACGACGTATGGTAG
- a CDS encoding molecular chaperone (small heat shock protein) (COG0071) — protein sequence MIIDDEFDRLFKRMSGSFFNLDELLEEARQTGGQGGPVYYGYAMTVGPDGKPVVREYGNMKPGLLPNAERREPLVDAIVDEKDGILKLVAEMPGVEKDDVKVVVEGATVSIDAERGSKKYHVQVPLEHKVDQDSAKANYRNGILELAFKLAKPDKPKGKTVEVQ from the coding sequence ATGATCATAGATGACGAGTTCGACAGGCTCTTCAAGAGGATGTCCGGGTCTTTTTTCAACCTGGATGAGCTCTTGGAGGAGGCCCGGCAGACCGGAGGCCAGGGCGGGCCCGTATACTACGGGTACGCCATGACCGTCGGTCCGGACGGGAAGCCTGTCGTAAGGGAATACGGCAACATGAAGCCCGGCCTGCTGCCCAATGCAGAAAGGAGGGAGCCCCTCGTTGACGCGATAGTCGACGAGAAGGACGGCATCCTCAAGCTGGTGGCGGAGATGCCCGGAGTCGAGAAGGATGACGTCAAGGTCGTAGTCGAGGGGGCGACAGTCTCCATTGACGCAGAGAGGGGTTCAAAAAAGTACCATGTACAGGTACCTCTCGAGCACAAGGTCGACCAGGACTCGGCAAAGGCAAACTACAGGAACGGGATTCTAGAGCTGGCATTCAAGCTGGCCAAGCCGGACAAGCCGAAAGGCAAGACAGTGGAGGTCCAATAA
- a CDS encoding AAA ATPase (COG0464), which translates to MEGIELRVEEIPRQHVGAGRVIADPVVMEQAGWSTGQILELSYNRRTHAKLWPGGPEDRGTGVVRIDGLTRQNIGAGIGDRIKLSAASASDAVQVVLSPAEKINVGGLQEYMAQNFLNHVFTAGDTVTLGTQMGGRVQFAVASTSPGGPVIVVEGTKFKLGAPSRATDASHPRVTYDDLGGLTSEVQKIREMVELPMRHPELFEKIGVDAPRGVLLYGPPGTGKTLLAKAVAGETNANFSYIGGPEIMGKYYGESEERLREMFREAEENAPSIIFIDEIDSIAPKRDEVSGELEKRIVSQLLSLMDGMTRRGKVVVIAATNRPDSIDPALRRPGRFDREIEIGIPGREGREQILGIHTRGMPLDGDVNLEKIAGVTHGFVGADLEVLTKEAAMGSLRRVLPEIDLDQERISGDILQKINVTAGDFREALREVRPSALREVLVQVPDVSWDDVGGLDGLKEELRMAIEWPVKHKEAVKYAGVSPPKGLMLHGPPGTGKTLIAKAVARMTESNFISVKGPELLSKWVGESEKGVREIFRKARQAAPCIIFFDEVDALVPRRGGGSTSHVTENVVSQILTEIDGLEELHGVLIIGATNRLDIVDPALLRPGRFDRVVEVPRPDAGAREKIFAIHTKNKPLDGTVDLAALASSSEGLTGAEIESAANRAATEALRRHVESGSDDVKGIKITQEDLLGAVRSMLPQHAGAATAT; encoded by the coding sequence ATGGAAGGAATAGAACTGCGGGTCGAAGAGATACCACGGCAGCACGTGGGTGCCGGGAGGGTGATAGCCGACCCGGTGGTTATGGAGCAGGCCGGCTGGAGCACGGGGCAGATCCTGGAGCTATCGTACAACAGGAGGACGCATGCAAAGCTCTGGCCTGGGGGCCCCGAGGACCGTGGCACCGGCGTGGTGAGAATCGACGGGCTGACCCGGCAGAACATAGGCGCGGGGATAGGCGACAGGATCAAGCTCTCTGCTGCATCGGCGTCTGACGCTGTCCAGGTGGTCCTCTCGCCAGCAGAGAAGATCAACGTGGGAGGCCTGCAGGAGTACATGGCCCAGAACTTTCTCAACCATGTGTTCACGGCGGGGGACACAGTAACGCTGGGCACCCAGATGGGCGGCAGGGTGCAGTTTGCGGTTGCATCCACGTCGCCTGGCGGCCCCGTTATCGTTGTCGAGGGAACCAAGTTCAAGCTGGGAGCCCCGTCGAGGGCCACGGACGCATCGCATCCGCGGGTCACGTATGACGATCTTGGGGGGCTTACAAGCGAGGTGCAAAAGATCCGCGAGATGGTCGAGCTGCCCATGCGGCACCCGGAGCTCTTTGAGAAGATCGGCGTGGACGCGCCCCGGGGCGTTCTTTTGTACGGCCCGCCGGGCACAGGAAAGACGCTGCTTGCAAAGGCGGTGGCGGGCGAGACCAACGCGAACTTCTCCTACATAGGGGGCCCCGAGATCATGGGCAAGTATTACGGCGAGAGCGAGGAGAGGCTGCGCGAGATGTTCCGGGAGGCAGAGGAGAACGCGCCGAGCATAATATTCATAGACGAGATAGACTCGATCGCCCCCAAGCGCGACGAGGTCTCGGGCGAGCTCGAGAAAAGGATCGTCTCGCAGCTGCTATCCCTGATGGACGGCATGACCCGGCGCGGCAAGGTGGTGGTGATAGCCGCCACCAACCGGCCGGACTCGATAGACCCGGCACTCAGGCGGCCTGGCAGGTTCGACAGGGAGATCGAGATAGGGATACCCGGCCGCGAGGGCAGGGAGCAGATACTTGGGATACACACGCGGGGCATGCCCCTTGACGGCGATGTCAACCTCGAGAAGATAGCCGGGGTCACGCACGGCTTTGTGGGGGCGGACCTTGAGGTGCTAACAAAGGAGGCCGCCATGGGGTCCCTGCGGAGGGTGCTGCCGGAGATCGACCTTGACCAGGAGAGGATCTCCGGGGATATCCTGCAAAAGATCAACGTGACCGCGGGCGATTTCCGGGAGGCGCTCAGGGAGGTCCGGCCGTCGGCGCTCCGCGAGGTGCTAGTCCAGGTGCCGGATGTGAGCTGGGACGATGTAGGCGGACTCGACGGGCTCAAGGAGGAGCTGCGCATGGCCATAGAGTGGCCTGTAAAGCACAAGGAGGCGGTAAAGTACGCGGGTGTGAGCCCCCCCAAGGGCCTCATGCTTCACGGCCCGCCGGGCACCGGCAAGACCCTCATAGCAAAGGCGGTCGCTAGGATGACCGAGTCGAACTTTATCAGCGTCAAGGGGCCGGAGCTTCTCTCGAAGTGGGTCGGCGAATCAGAGAAGGGCGTCCGCGAGATATTCAGAAAGGCAAGGCAGGCCGCCCCGTGCATAATATTCTTTGACGAGGTCGACGCGCTGGTGCCCCGGCGCGGCGGCGGCTCCACATCGCATGTGACGGAGAATGTGGTCTCGCAGATACTCACCGAGATAGACGGGCTCGAGGAGCTGCACGGCGTGCTGATAATTGGCGCCACCAACCGGCTCGACATAGTGGACCCGGCGCTGCTGCGGCCCGGCAGGTTCGACCGGGTGGTGGAGGTGCCCCGTCCGGACGCCGGCGCGCGCGAAAAGATATTTGCAATACACACAAAGAACAAGCCGCTCGACGGCACGGTGGACCTGGCTGCACTGGCATCTTCATCGGAGGGGCTCACGGGGGCCGAGATAGAGTCCGCTGCAAACAGGGCCGCAACAGAGGCGCTCAGGCGCCACGTGGAGTCGGGCTCGGACGACGTAAAGGGGATAAAGATAACGCAGGAGGACCTGCTGGGCGCAGTCCGCTCGATGCTGCCGCAGCATGCAGGCGCCGCGACGGCTACCTGA
- a CDS encoding glycine/serine hydroxymethyltransferase (COG0112) produces the protein MAGASTSRKSYGRIFTLLRDHNKWFENSIPLIASENIPSPAVREALISDFGNRYAEGWPGERVYAGCTYIDMVETECMKLAKKLFKAEFADVRPVSGVVANLAIYSAFSDPGDVMIAPSIPAGGHISHGRKEHSGTAGLVHGLEVEFYPFDAKSMTIDVDATKAKIIDLEKAGRTPKIAMFGGSLFLFPHPVKELAEFMKGRGMHINYDGAHVAGLIAGGQFQDPIREGADTMTMSTHKTLFGPQGGLVLGRNEHAEGIKKAMFPGLTSSHHIHHMAAKAVAFTEALEFGKKYAKDVVRNAKALAESLSGLGFKVLGEDGGFTKSHQVAVNVLEYSDGGKIEARLEKANIIVNRQLIPGDIKAGRHYLHPGGIRLGVSEVTRLGMGTGEMAEIAELMKQAVTERGDPKRLASKVKSFRKPFQKVQYCFDKKLPAYEYVKLR, from the coding sequence ATGGCCGGAGCCAGTACCAGCAGAAAGTCCTACGGGAGAATCTTTACCCTGCTCCGGGACCACAACAAGTGGTTTGAGAACTCGATCCCGCTGATTGCCAGCGAGAACATACCCAGCCCCGCAGTGCGCGAGGCGCTGATCTCCGACTTTGGCAACCGCTATGCCGAAGGCTGGCCCGGCGAGAGGGTATATGCAGGCTGCACCTACATCGACATGGTCGAGACCGAATGCATGAAGCTCGCCAAGAAGCTCTTCAAGGCGGAGTTTGCCGACGTCAGGCCCGTCTCAGGTGTGGTGGCCAACCTGGCGATATACTCGGCCTTCTCAGATCCTGGCGATGTAATGATCGCCCCCTCGATACCAGCAGGCGGGCACATATCGCACGGCAGAAAGGAGCACTCCGGCACTGCGGGCCTCGTCCACGGACTCGAGGTCGAGTTCTATCCTTTTGATGCCAAGAGCATGACCATAGATGTAGACGCGACAAAGGCCAAGATTATAGATCTGGAGAAGGCGGGGCGCACTCCCAAGATAGCCATGTTCGGGGGCTCGCTGTTCCTGTTCCCCCACCCGGTAAAGGAGCTAGCAGAGTTCATGAAGGGCCGCGGCATGCACATCAACTACGACGGCGCCCATGTCGCCGGCCTGATAGCGGGGGGGCAGTTCCAGGACCCGATAAGGGAGGGCGCAGACACGATGACCATGAGCACGCACAAGACGCTCTTTGGCCCCCAGGGCGGCCTGGTACTCGGCCGGAATGAGCACGCAGAGGGGATCAAAAAGGCGATGTTCCCCGGGCTTACGAGCAGCCACCACATACACCACATGGCGGCAAAGGCTGTGGCATTCACCGAGGCTCTCGAGTTTGGCAAAAAGTATGCAAAAGACGTGGTCCGTAACGCAAAGGCCCTGGCAGAGTCACTAAGCGGGCTTGGCTTCAAGGTGCTCGGCGAGGACGGGGGCTTTACAAAGTCGCACCAGGTGGCAGTCAACGTGCTGGAGTATTCCGACGGGGGCAAGATCGAGGCCCGGCTGGAGAAGGCCAACATTATAGTAAACCGGCAGCTCATACCCGGCGATATCAAGGCTGGGCGCCACTACCTGCACCCCGGCGGGATCAGGCTGGGCGTCTCGGAGGTCACAAGGCTCGGCATGGGCACAGGCGAGATGGCGGAGATAGCCGAGCTTATGAAACAGGCGGTAACAGAACGCGGGGACCCAAAGAGGCTCGCATCAAAGGTAAAATCGTTCAGGAAGCCCTTTCAGAAGGTGCAGTACTGCTTTGACAAGAAACTGCCCGCCTACGAATACGTAAAGCTCAGGTAG
- a CDS encoding conserved hypothetical protein (aligns to 14% of the full-length COG, C-terminal truncation suggested by the correlation score analysis~COG5338), whose protein sequence is MRRQILLPIYKHRSGPCRRHALGLRRLWRRSAVQAPRAVPIQCLGRFQVGRTHQIRAVKYSHLQYLGGGPLGIIMFAYVAIWLAMARIIAWPITRYQRKARRAARAAQRAGLRRRPPA, encoded by the coding sequence ATGCGGCGGCAGATTCTTCTCCCAATTTATAAACACCGATCAGGTCCCTGCCGGCGCCATGCGTTGGGGCTCCGCAGACTCTGGCGCAGGTCTGCCGTGCAAGCGCCCCGGGCTGTTCCCATTCAATGTCTGGGCCGTTTCCAAGTTGGCCGGACCCATCAAATCAGGGCGGTCAAGTACTCGCATCTGCAGTATCTTGGCGGCGGCCCACTTGGCATCATCATGTTCGCATACGTTGCAATCTGGCTGGCCATGGCCCGAATCATAGCCTGGCCAATAACTCGCTACCAGAGAAAGGCGCGGAGGGCCGCCAGGGCTGCACAAAGGGCGGGGCTCCGGCGCAGGCCCCCCGCATAG